TTCATaccttcatattcatcacagaatccatatgagagagaacctttataaatgtgatgaatgtggaaaatcctttagGAAAAGTTCATCCCTTCATGTTCACCACAGAATCCATATAGgaaagaaaccttataaatgtgataaATGTGGAAAATGCTTTACTAGGTACttatctcttcatgttcatcagagaatccatactggagagaaaccttataaatgtgatgactgtggaaattCCTTTGGTAAGTCCTCcagtcttcaatgtcataggagaatccatactggagagaaaccttataaatgtgatggcTGTGGAAAGTACTTTAGGGATGGaacatctcttcatgttcatcagagaatccatactggagaaaaaccttataaatgtgatgaatgtggaaagtcctttgttaaaTCCTCCcaacttcaatgtcataggagaatccatactggagagaaacctaataaatgtgatgaatgtggaaagtctttTGTTAATTCCTCcaaacttcaatgtcataggagaatacatactggagagaaaccttacaaatgtgatgtctgtggaaagtcctttgtccagtcctcccatcttcaatgtcatagtagaacccatactggagagaaaccttacaaatgtgatgactgtggaaagtcctttgtccagtcctcccatcttcaatgtcatagtagaacccatactggagagaaaccttataaatgtgatgactgtggaaaatcctttgtcCGGTCAGCCAATCttaaatgtcataggagaatccatactggagagaaaccttatcaatgtgatgactgtggaaagtacTTTAGAGATgg
The sequence above is a segment of the Peromyscus eremicus unplaced genomic scaffold, PerEre_H2_v1 PerEre#2#unplaced_115, whole genome shotgun sequence genome. Coding sequences within it:
- the LOC131901601 gene encoding zinc finger protein 665-like, with translation CDECGKSFRKSSSLHVHHRIHIGKKPYKCDKCGKCFTRYLSLHVHQRIHTGEKPYKCDDCGNSFGKSSSLQCHRRIHTGEKPYKCDGCGKYFRDGTSLHVHQRIHTGEKPYKCDECGKSFVKSSQLQCHRRIHTGEKPNKCDECGKSFVNSSKLQCHRRIHTGEKPYKCDVCGKSFVQSSHLQCHSRTHTGEKPYKCDDCGKSFVQSSHLQCHSRTHTGEKPYKCDDCGKSFVRSANLKCHRRIHTGEKPYQCDDCGKYFRDGSSLHVHQRVHTGEKPYKCDECGKSFVKSSQLQCHRRIHTREKPYKCDDCGKSFVQSANLKCHRRIHTGEKPYKCDDCGKSFVQSANLKCHRRIHTGEKPYQCDDCGKYFRDGASLHIHWRIHTGEKPYKCDDCGKSFVESSHLQCHRRIHTGEKPYKCDECGKPFVQYSNLQCHRRIHTGEKPYQCDDCAKCFRHGSSLSVHQRIHTRDKR